The following proteins are co-located in the Roseovarius arcticus genome:
- a CDS encoding CaiB/BaiF CoA transferase family protein — protein MSAAPLAGLKVVELARILAGPWAGQTLADLGAEVIKVESPEGDDTRRWGPPFIERDGDRSAAYFHGCNRGKSSVAIDFRTPEGQAQVRDLLSGADIVIENFKVGGLAKYGLDYASLSQDFPQLIYCSITGFGQDGPYAHRAGYDYIIQGMSGLMSITGAPEGQPQRVGVAITDIFTGVYATTAILAALHQRSSTGKGQQIDMALLDVAVAVTANQSMNYLSTGEAPGRIGNFHPNLAPYQVFDCSDGYIIIAVGNDTQYQRLCGALGVPELATAPEYATNADRVALRDQLSALLTARTVTFSKEALLAACEGAGVPAGQINTLDEVYADPQVIARGMQIAPDGVPGVRTPIRFSDADLSLDNASPKLGRTD, from the coding sequence ATGAGCGCGGCGCCCCTCGCAGGCCTCAAGGTCGTCGAGTTGGCGCGCATTCTGGCTGGCCCTTGGGCCGGCCAGACGCTGGCCGATCTGGGCGCTGAAGTCATCAAGGTCGAAAGCCCCGAAGGCGACGATACCCGCCGCTGGGGCCCACCGTTCATTGAGCGCGATGGGGATCGCAGCGCCGCCTATTTCCACGGCTGCAACCGGGGCAAATCCAGCGTTGCCATTGATTTTCGCACCCCCGAAGGGCAGGCGCAGGTGCGCGATCTGCTGTCCGGCGCCGACATTGTGATCGAGAATTTCAAGGTCGGCGGGCTGGCGAAATACGGGCTGGACTACGCCAGCCTGTCGCAGGATTTCCCGCAGCTGATTTATTGCTCGATCACCGGGTTCGGGCAGGATGGCCCATATGCGCACCGTGCGGGCTATGACTATATCATTCAGGGCATGTCTGGCCTGATGTCGATCACCGGCGCGCCCGAGGGTCAGCCCCAGCGCGTAGGCGTGGCGATCACCGATATTTTTACCGGCGTTTATGCGACCACCGCGATCCTCGCCGCGCTTCACCAGCGCAGTTCAACAGGCAAGGGCCAGCAGATCGACATGGCCCTCTTGGACGTGGCCGTGGCGGTGACGGCCAACCAGTCGATGAACTACCTGTCAACCGGCGAGGCGCCGGGCCGGATCGGGAACTTCCACCCCAACCTCGCGCCCTATCAGGTGTTCGATTGCTCGGATGGCTACATCATAATCGCCGTCGGCAACGACACGCAATACCAGCGTCTGTGCGGCGCGTTGGGCGTGCCTGAACTGGCAACCGCGCCTGAATATGCGACCAACGCCGACCGCGTGGCGCTGCGCGATCAGCTAAGCGCGCTCTTGACGGCGCGGACTGTAACCTTCTCAAAGGAAGCGCTGCTGGCTGCGTGCGAGGGCGCAGGCGTGCCTGCCGGGCAAATCAACACGCTGGATGAGGTTTATGCCGATCCGCAGGTTATTGCGCGCGGCATGCAGATCGCGCCGGATGGCGTGCCGGGTGTGCGGACGCCTATCCGGTTTTCGGATGCAGATTTGTCGCTGGATAATGCCTCGCCAAAATTGGGCAGGACGGACTGA
- a CDS encoding DsbA family protein: protein MNRRVMIGAAAAAVALGAVWWQLGGQETTGAATASTSEYADVDTSSITEMTMGPEDAKVTITEYASFTCPHCATFHQTTFKELKRDYIDTGKVHFIYRDVYFDRVGLWASMVARCGGPVRFFGISDMLYSQQKEWLAADDAVTISNNLRRIGKVAGLEEDQINACLEDSEKAETLLAWFNQNKDADDINSTPTLMINGKQYSNMAYSELKTIIDEKLAE, encoded by the coding sequence ATGAACCGCAGAGTAATGATCGGTGCCGCCGCTGCGGCCGTCGCACTTGGCGCCGTCTGGTGGCAGCTAGGCGGTCAGGAAACCACCGGCGCCGCGACAGCTTCGACGTCCGAATACGCCGATGTCGACACCTCCTCGATCACCGAAATGACGATGGGCCCTGAGGATGCGAAGGTGACGATCACCGAATACGCCTCATTTACCTGCCCGCATTGTGCGACGTTCCACCAGACCACGTTCAAGGAGCTGAAGCGCGACTACATCGACACCGGAAAGGTGCACTTCATTTACCGCGACGTCTATTTTGACCGGGTTGGCCTATGGGCGTCGATGGTTGCGCGTTGCGGCGGGCCTGTGCGGTTTTTCGGCATTTCCGACATGCTCTATTCGCAGCAAAAGGAATGGCTGGCGGCTGACGATGCCGTGACCATCTCGAACAATCTGCGCCGTATCGGCAAGGTTGCCGGGCTGGAAGAGGATCAGATCAACGCCTGCCTTGAGGATTCTGAAAAGGCCGAGACGCTGCTGGCATGGTTCAATCAGAACAAGGATGCCGACGACATCAATTCTACGCCGACGCTGATGATCAACGGCAAGCAATATAGCAACATGGCCTATTCCGAGCTTAAGACCATCATCGACGAAAAGCTGGCCGAATGA
- a CDS encoding DUF721 domain-containing protein, giving the protein MPPRRPTTKGFARSSTLLQDRIRKASESRGFAESRLLTQWSETVGEEVAAIARPVKVGYGRGGMGATLTLLTTGAQAPMLEMQKEQLRAKVNGIYGYNAISRITITQTAPTGFADGQASFQHRAPKPAPPAPNPEAVAEARRIAAPVADAGLREALEALAQNVLTRSKR; this is encoded by the coding sequence ATGCCACCCCGCCGCCCCACGACCAAGGGCTTTGCACGCTCCAGCACTCTGCTTCAGGACCGGATCCGCAAGGCATCCGAGAGCCGGGGCTTTGCCGAATCGCGTTTGCTGACCCAATGGAGCGAGACAGTGGGCGAGGAAGTTGCAGCCATCGCACGGCCCGTCAAGGTGGGCTACGGTCGCGGCGGCATGGGCGCGACGCTGACCTTGCTGACCACCGGTGCGCAGGCCCCTATGCTGGAGATGCAAAAGGAGCAACTGCGTGCCAAGGTGAATGGCATTTATGGCTATAACGCCATTTCCCGCATCACGATCACACAGACCGCACCGACAGGTTTTGCCGACGGGCAGGCCAGCTTTCAGCACCGCGCGCCCAAACCCGCGCCGCCCGCGCCAAACCCCGAAGCGGTGGCCGAGGCGCGCCGCATTGCCGCGCCCGTGGCCGATGCTGGCCTGCGCGAAGCGCTTGAAGCCCTCGCGCAAAACGTATTAACCAGATCCAAACGCTGA
- the mutY gene encoding A/G-specific adenine glycosylase, which yields MRETVNAAGLPQPTAVDLLKWYDRHARDMPWRVSPAAQGAGARPDPYRIWLSEVMLQQTTVAAVTAYFQRFIARWPAVIDLASAEDADVMGEWAGLGYYARARNLLKCARVVVAEHDGQFPREHAALLKLPGIGPYTAAAISAIAFDAPEVVVDGNVERVMARLHDIHTPLPSAKPQLIAAATALTPLQRPGDYAQAVMDLGATICTPRNPACGICPWREPCVARMAGTAAELPKKTPKKAKPIRLGIAYVVQRSDGAILLERREDRGLLGGMLGWPGSDWAEEAPAPAPPLEADWQGLSEEARHTFTHFHLRLGIEIAQVGMDAAPSRGQFTPLSEFQPGHLPTVMRKVFDLSRGVLRGMG from the coding sequence ATGCGTGAGACGGTAAATGCCGCGGGTCTGCCCCAGCCAACGGCGGTTGATCTGCTGAAATGGTATGACCGCCATGCGCGCGATATGCCGTGGCGCGTTAGCCCGGCAGCACAGGGCGCAGGCGCGCGGCCTGATCCCTATCGTATCTGGCTGTCCGAGGTGATGCTGCAACAGACGACAGTCGCCGCCGTCACCGCCTACTTTCAGCGCTTTATCGCCCGGTGGCCCGCCGTAATAGATCTGGCTAGCGCCGAGGATGCGGATGTGATGGGCGAATGGGCCGGCCTTGGCTACTACGCCCGTGCGCGCAATCTGCTGAAATGCGCCCGCGTGGTGGTGGCCGAACATGACGGCCAGTTCCCGCGCGAGCATGCGGCGCTGCTGAAACTACCCGGCATTGGCCCCTATACAGCCGCCGCAATTTCGGCCATCGCGTTTGACGCACCCGAGGTAGTCGTCGATGGAAATGTAGAGCGCGTGATGGCGCGCCTGCATGACATCCACACCCCCCTGCCCAGCGCCAAGCCCCAGCTGATCGCAGCCGCGACCGCGCTGACGCCCCTGCAGCGCCCCGGTGATTATGCACAGGCAGTCATGGATCTGGGCGCGACCATCTGTACCCCGCGCAACCCCGCATGCGGGATCTGTCCATGGCGCGAGCCGTGCGTGGCGCGGATGGCCGGGACAGCGGCGGAACTGCCGAAAAAGACCCCGAAAAAGGCCAAGCCGATCCGCTTGGGTATCGCATATGTCGTGCAGCGCAGTGACGGCGCGATCTTGTTGGAGCGGCGCGAGGACCGCGGCCTTTTGGGCGGTATGCTGGGCTGGCCCGGCAGTGACTGGGCCGAGGAGGCGCCAGCGCCTGCGCCCCCGCTGGAGGCCGATTGGCAGGGCCTCAGTGAGGAGGCGCGTCATACCTTCACGCATTTTCACCTGCGCCTTGGGATCGAGATTGCCCAGGTCGGCATGGACGCGGCCCCGTCGCGCGGCCAGTTCACGCCGCTAAGCGAATTTCAGCCGGGGCACCTGCCGACAGTCATGCGCAAGGTGTTCGATCTGTCGCGTGGCGTTTTGCGTGGAATGGGCTAG
- a CDS encoding alkane 1-monooxygenase, with protein MSTAAKIRRALPFWMSLLLVPIAILGALHGGWTVVLLPIFTWYFFSLLDAFLGLNLDNLDPDGAGDMTWYRSITLVWAPIQFALLFWMIWYVPQAAHLGAAEKIMLFFGVGVITGTIGINYAHELMHQKPKVERWMGDLLLAMVLYSHFRSEHLQVHHRHVATPRDTVTARYNEGFHRFFFRVLPMSLKSAFRAEAAQQARRGHAWTHLSNPFFRYWALQAAMLALALILGGWLGLALFLWQALVAVWQLELTNYVEHYGLTREHLGDGKYEHVRPRHSWNAAHKATNWLLINLQRHSDHHHKPDRRFPLLQNYTEGDAPQLPYGYPIMTIAAMVPPLWRRVMNPRVRAWRKAHYPQITDWQPYNKARNPPPA; from the coding sequence ATGTCCACCGCCGCCAAGATCCGCCGCGCCTTGCCGTTCTGGATGTCGCTGCTGCTGGTCCCGATCGCTATACTGGGCGCGCTGCATGGCGGCTGGACGGTGGTGCTGTTGCCGATCTTTACGTGGTATTTCTTCTCCCTGCTGGATGCGTTCCTTGGCCTGAACCTCGATAATCTGGACCCCGATGGCGCGGGCGACATGACGTGGTATCGCAGCATCACGCTGGTCTGGGCGCCAATACAATTCGCGCTGCTTTTCTGGATGATCTGGTACGTGCCACAGGCCGCGCATCTGGGCGCGGCGGAAAAGATCATGCTGTTCTTTGGTGTGGGCGTCATCACTGGCACTATCGGCATAAATTACGCGCATGAGCTGATGCACCAAAAGCCCAAGGTTGAGCGCTGGATGGGCGATTTGCTGCTGGCGATGGTGCTGTATTCGCATTTCCGGTCCGAGCATTTGCAAGTGCATCACCGCCACGTCGCCACCCCGCGCGACACGGTCACGGCGCGCTATAACGAGGGGTTTCACCGCTTCTTTTTTCGCGTGCTACCGATGTCGCTAAAGTCTGCCTTTCGCGCCGAGGCCGCACAGCAGGCGCGCCGGGGCCATGCGTGGACGCATCTAAGTAATCCCTTTTTTCGCTACTGGGCGCTACAGGCCGCAATGCTGGCGTTGGCGCTGATCCTTGGCGGCTGGTTGGGCCTCGCGCTGTTTTTGTGGCAGGCATTGGTCGCCGTCTGGCAGCTGGAGCTGACCAACTACGTGGAGCATTACGGCCTGACGCGCGAGCATTTGGGCGATGGCAAATACGAGCATGTCAGACCGCGCCACAGCTGGAACGCGGCGCACAAGGCAACCAACTGGCTACTGATCAATCTGCAACGCCATTCGGACCATCACCACAAACCTGACCGCCGGTTTCCCTTGCTGCAAAACTACACCGAAGGCGACGCGCCACAACTGCCCTACGGCTATCCGATCATGACGATAGCTGCGATGGTCCCGCCCCTCTGGCGGCGCGTTATGAACCCGCGTGTGCGCGCGTGGCGCAAGGCGCATTACCCCCAGATCACCGACTGGCAGCCCTATAACAAGGCGCGCAATCCGCCGCCCGCTTGA
- a CDS encoding FAD-dependent oxidoreductase, with product MPKTSQLFPTLFSPLKIGGVTIQNRILSTGHDTSMAHDGHVTDAMIAYHEARARGGAGLIVSQVVGVHETARYTSHVLMGTDDSCLPGLKRLASTVHAHGTRIFAQLFHPGREIMEVADGTAPVAYSASATPSGRFHVIPRAMPVRMIHEVVAGYAAAAARMQTAGLDGVEIVASHGYLPAQFLSPQVNMREDDYGGSAENRMRFLREILEAVRAATGDGFVIGLRISGDEHTEGGMDEAGSLAVIRALAPKLDYVSVIAGTSATLSGAIHIVPPMFEQTAYLAPFAHVVKRAVDIPVMVAGRINQPQEAEGIVASGQADMCGMTRALICDPMMPGKAKADKPDDIRACIGCNQACIGHFHKGVPISCIQFPESGRELRYSALRMAKTPKSVMVIGGGPAGMKAAATAAAMGHHVTLHEAAAQLGGQALLAQMLPGRSEFGGIVTNLSAEMRRAGVTVHLNSAVTAEDVAQVTPDAVIVATGGTARIPQEMEFSEDAHIVTAWDVLRSHANVGGSVTIADWRADWTGLGVAELLASAGRRVRLCVNGTHAGEMLQSYVRDTMVGRVQKLGVEIIPYAQLYGADGDTAYFINAANGEAMLVEQTDTLVLAQGTEVSDALLLALDGYDGQVIGIGDCMAPRTAEEAVLDGLKAAWAL from the coding sequence ATGCCAAAAACATCGCAGCTATTCCCGACCCTCTTTTCGCCGCTGAAAATCGGCGGTGTAACGATACAAAACCGCATCCTGTCGACCGGGCATGACACCTCGATGGCGCATGATGGCCATGTGACCGATGCGATGATCGCCTACCACGAGGCGCGTGCGCGCGGCGGTGCGGGCCTGATCGTCAGCCAAGTCGTCGGCGTGCACGAGACGGCGCGCTACACCTCGCATGTTTTGATGGGGACGGACGATAGCTGCTTGCCGGGTCTCAAACGGCTGGCAAGTACCGTCCACGCCCACGGCACCCGCATATTCGCCCAGCTGTTCCATCCGGGCCGCGAGATTATGGAGGTTGCGGACGGCACGGCGCCCGTCGCCTACTCCGCGTCGGCCACCCCCTCCGGCAGGTTCCATGTGATCCCCCGCGCGATGCCCGTTCGCATGATCCACGAAGTTGTCGCGGGCTACGCCGCCGCTGCTGCCCGTATGCAAACGGCAGGGCTAGACGGGGTCGAGATTGTCGCCAGCCATGGCTACTTGCCCGCGCAATTCCTCAGCCCGCAAGTGAACATGCGTGAGGATGATTATGGCGGCAGCGCCGAGAACCGAATGCGGTTCTTGCGCGAGATTTTGGAGGCGGTGCGCGCAGCAACCGGCGATGGCTTTGTCATCGGCCTGCGTATTTCGGGCGATGAGCATACCGAAGGCGGTATGGATGAGGCTGGCAGTCTTGCGGTGATACGCGCACTGGCGCCCAAGCTGGACTACGTGAGCGTTATTGCAGGCACATCCGCCACTTTGAGCGGCGCGATCCATATCGTGCCGCCAATGTTTGAGCAGACCGCATATCTGGCGCCCTTTGCCCATGTAGTGAAGCGCGCGGTCGATATCCCCGTCATGGTCGCAGGCCGCATCAATCAACCGCAGGAGGCCGAAGGCATCGTTGCCTCGGGCCAGGCCGACATGTGCGGTATGACGCGCGCGCTGATCTGCGACCCGATGATGCCGGGCAAGGCAAAGGCGGACAAACCCGACGATATCCGCGCCTGCATCGGCTGCAATCAGGCCTGCATCGGGCATTTCCACAAAGGTGTGCCGATTTCCTGCATCCAGTTCCCCGAATCGGGGCGAGAGCTGCGTTATAGCGCGCTGCGTATGGCAAAGACGCCTAAGTCAGTCATGGTTATCGGTGGTGGCCCGGCGGGCATGAAGGCGGCCGCAACCGCCGCCGCAATGGGCCATCATGTTACCCTCCATGAGGCCGCAGCCCAGTTAGGCGGTCAGGCGCTGCTGGCACAGATGCTGCCGGGGCGCAGCGAATTTGGCGGCATTGTCACGAACCTTTCGGCCGAGATGCGGCGCGCGGGCGTGACAGTGCATCTCAATAGCGCAGTGACTGCGGAGGACGTGGCACAGGTCACCCCTGATGCCGTTATCGTCGCCACTGGCGGCACCGCGCGGATACCGCAAGAGATGGAGTTCAGTGAGGACGCGCATATCGTTACCGCTTGGGATGTGCTGCGCAGCCATGCGAATGTCGGCGGCTCTGTCACCATTGCCGACTGGCGCGCAGATTGGACCGGCCTTGGCGTCGCTGAACTGCTGGCAAGCGCCGGCCGGCGTGTGCGTCTGTGCGTCAATGGCACTCATGCGGGCGAAATGTTGCAAAGCTATGTGCGCGACACAATGGTGGGCCGCGTGCAGAAGCTGGGCGTCGAGATCATTCCTTACGCGCAGCTATATGGCGCCGACGGCGACACCGCTTATTTCATCAACGCCGCCAATGGCGAGGCGATGTTGGTCGAGCAGACCGACACGCTGGTGCTGGCGCAGGGGACCGAGGTGTCGGACGCGCTGCTGTTGGCGCTGGACGGCTATGATGGGCAGGTAATTGGTATAGGTGACTGCATGGCTCCCAGAACGGCAGAAGAGGCAGTGCTGGACGGGCTAAAGGCAGCTTGGGCCTTGTAA